Proteins encoded within one genomic window of Ranitomeya variabilis isolate aRanVar5 chromosome 4, aRanVar5.hap1, whole genome shotgun sequence:
- the LOC143765416 gene encoding uncharacterized protein LOC143765416 → MELRPTESNLTERETASDSEVVIDPIGEDSEMAGPSGQAPSSNQPQPAAASSATQEANPEVEEGGQSSSPTLALDTSPQPTTRPNRGRRRRVASNTGTRRQVDTGVLDYLSRAAHDDGEEAYFRSLARYLRPIPRSLRLRTRGCIQIVLDAATPPNNPIRLFNYLEQWQMSPTNVLAVQDLPEEPNPTVAAPPLPRIAPQQQPAQNTQQQPNRPINDYPSTAQSDHLNRHMFGGWSQHVSARHGHIGGYDQMGQYSTQDFMPFYPQHPVVPHTQDRNLHQHPSYISAIPQVDSLVGPPPRPSSAHAGPPPSPSPPPTYQNL, encoded by the exons atggagctcagacc CACAGAGTCCAatctgacagaaagagagactgcatctgactcggaggtggtgattgaccccattggtgaagattccgaaatggctggaccatcagggcaagcaccaagcagcaaccaaccacaaccagcagcagcgtcttctgccacacaggaggccaatccagaggttgaggaaggaggccagagcagcagtccaaccttggctctggatacatcaccacagcctactaccagaccaaaccgtgggcggcgcagaagggtggcttctaacactggcaccaggaggcaagtggatacaggggtgttggactatttgtcaagggctgcacatgacgatggggaggaagcgtacttccgcagtcttgcccgctatttacggcccattccacgctcgctcaggctgcggaccagaggttgtatCCAAATTGTTCTTGATGCGgccacacccccaaacaaccccattcgtttgttcaactacctagaacagtggcaaatgtcacctacaaatgttctggcagtgcaagaccttccagaggaacccaacccaacagttgcagcaccccccttgccacgtatagctccacaacaacagcctgcccaaaacacacaacaacaaccaaacaggccaattaatgattatccatccactgcccaatctgaccacttgaacagacacatgtttggaggctggtcccaacatgtgtctgctcgacatggccatattggggggtatgaccaaatgggtcaatacagtacacaggactttATGCCGTTCTATCCTCAACATCCAGTTGTACCGCACACTCAGGATCGAAACTTGCACCAACACCCttcatatatatctgccataccacaggttgacagtctggttggtccaccacctaggccaagttcagcacatgctggacccccgccatcaccatcgccacccccaacctaccagaacctgtaa